Proteins encoded in a region of the Suncus etruscus isolate mSunEtr1 chromosome 1, mSunEtr1.pri.cur, whole genome shotgun sequence genome:
- the SLC31A1 gene encoding high affinity copper uptake protein 1 has protein sequence MDHHSHHHMGMSSTDQNSTMPPSHHHLTTSSSHHGGGEHGDGHMMMPMAFYFGYEKVEVLFSGLVINSAGEMAGAFVAVFLLAMYYEGLKIARERLLRKSQVSIRYNSMPVPGPNGTILMETHKTVGQQMLSFPHLLQTVLHIIQVVVSYFLMLIFMTYNGYLCIAVAAGAGTGYFLFSWKKAVVVDITEHCH, from the exons ATGGatcatcattcccaccaccacatgGGGATGAGCTCCACGGACCAAAATAGCACTATGCCACCATCTCACCATCACTTAACGACCTCATCCTCACACCACGGAGGAGGGGAGCATGGTGACGGACATATGATGATG CCTATGGCCTTCTACTTTGGCTATGAGAAAGTGGAAGTACTGTTCTCTGGTTTGGTGATCAATTCAGCTGGAG AAATGGCTGGTGCTTTTGTGGCAGTGTTTTTACTTGCAATGTACTATGAAGGACTCAAGATAGCCCGAGAGAGGCTGCTTCGCAAATCTCAGGTCAGCATCCGCTACAATTCCATGCCTGTCCCAGGACCAAATGGAACCATCTTGATGGAGACACACAAAACAGTTGG GCAGCAGATGCTGAGTTTCCCTCACCTCCTACAGACGGTACTGCACATCATCCAGGTCGTCGTCAGCTACTTCCTCATGCTAATCTTCATGACCTACAATGGGTACCTCTGCATTGCTGTGGCAGCAGGGGCTGGCACTGGCTACTTTCTCTTCAGTTGGAAGAAGGCAGTGGTCGTGGATATCACGGAACATTGCCATTAA